CCCCTGATGATTTCAATATAAAAGACTGAAAGTTTTTTCAGAAAGGGATTTTTTGATATCCTTGCAAGTCCGGTCATAACACCGATAATGATGGCGAAGAATATAGAATATATGGATATTTCGAGAGTAACAAGAAGGCCCGACAGCAGCGGGCCCATCCTGTAAAATTTATGTTTGGCTATAACGTCGCCTTCAAAAACAGTATCTCCGTCTGAAATAACCAGCCCTTTTCCTGCTTTAACCTCTGCGGGTGTTGCTCTGTCGCCCGGAGGAGTTATTTTAACAGTATTCCCATTAATACTGGCAGTGCCGTCTATGGGTGCTCTGATTTCATCAAAGCCTGAATAGACAACATACTGCGGCAGCCTCTCCCATCTCCAGATATAATCAATGCTCTTGCTGGCACCGTAAATTCCGGCAGCAACAGACGCCAGAAACAGAACCAGAACGATATTCCAGAATAAATTCTTGTTTTTTAAATTCAACGTATTAAACCTCTGATTTACTGCTGTATATCTTTAAGCCATTGGTCAGTGCCAAACCACTTGTCGTAGATTTTCTGATATCTTCCGTCACCTTTCATCTGAACAAGAATGTTGTTAAGGAAGTTCATGAAATCAGGGTCACCTTTTCTGATCGCCCAAGCAAGTGGTTCATACGTGAAAGGCACATTAAGGAAAGCAAGGTTTTTTGAGTTCTGAGCAAAATAGAGTGAGTTGTATGGAAGGTCATAAACGAAAGCATCTGCTTTGCCGTTAACAACTTCCATAGCGCCTTCCTGCTCTGTTTCAAAAAGGTTTATCTTAGCGTTGCCTATATATTTTTTTGTTGCATAGTCCCCTGTGACACCAAGCTTTGTCGCTACAGTGTATTTAGGGTCGTTGAGGTCTTTATAGCTTTTGATCTTGCCTGCGAGCTCTTTTCTGATGAGGATTGTCTGACCGACTACGATGTACGGGTCAGCAAAGTTGACCTGAAGGTTTCTCTGTGGAGTAATGGTCATACCGGACATGATGATGTCATACTTGTCAGTAAGCAGAGAAGAGATGATACCATCCCATGCGGTGTTCACGAGTGTAAGCTTAACACCCATCTCTTTGGCAAGTTCTTTAGCCATATCGACGTCAAAGCCGATGATTTCACCCTTTTTGTTTTTAAGTTCAAATGGCATATAGCCTGCTTCCATACCAACTCTGAGCTCACCTCTTTTGAGTACCTGATTCAGAGTGGACTTTTCCCAAAGGGAATTGTCATTTGCAAAAGCTGTAACACAAGCCATTGCAAAAACGAGTAGAGTAACAACAATTTTTTTCATATTACAAATGCCTCCTTAGCATGATTTGCCTTCTTCAAGAATTTCGTGGATATTCATCTTTACCCTGTGCACCGGGCAGAGA
This window of the Denitrovibrio acetiphilus DSM 12809 genome carries:
- a CDS encoding amino acid ABC transporter permease, producing the protein MNLKNKNLFWNIVLVLFLASVAAGIYGASKSIDYIWRWERLPQYVVYSGFDEIRAPIDGTASINGNTVKITPPGDRATPAEVKAGKGLVISDGDTVFEGDVIAKHKFYRMGPLLSGLLVTLEISIYSIFFAIIIGVMTGLARISKNPFLKKLSVFYIEIIRGTPLLVQIFIFYFFIGTVFNLERMTAGVAALSVFTGAYIAEIVRAGIQSVHKGQMEAARSLGMSYPKAMVLVILPQAFRRTLPPMAGQFISLIKDSSLVSVISITDLTKAGREVVASTFSPFEVWFTVAALYLVLTSALSYLVQRLEKRMSAMDR
- a CDS encoding transporter substrate-binding domain-containing protein encodes the protein MKKIVVTLLVFAMACVTAFANDNSLWEKSTLNQVLKRGELRVGMEAGYMPFELKNKKGEIIGFDVDMAKELAKEMGVKLTLVNTAWDGIISSLLTDKYDIIMSGMTITPQRNLQVNFADPYIVVGQTILIRKELAGKIKSYKDLNDPKYTVATKLGVTGDYATKKYIGNAKINLFETEQEGAMEVVNGKADAFVYDLPYNSLYFAQNSKNLAFLNVPFTYEPLAWAIRKGDPDFMNFLNNILVQMKGDGRYQKIYDKWFGTDQWLKDIQQ